A DNA window from Mesoplasma coleopterae contains the following coding sequences:
- a CDS encoding Gfo/Idh/MocA family protein: protein MKFATIGTGWIVKEFLEATREFTELEYTICYSRKYETAAKFLSEINYINTKIITDLNKLAKSDCDFVYVASPNGLHYEQTKLLLNNFKNVILEKPATFKPTEIMELKELANKNKVILMEATKSVHIDEIEILEDFIKNNNVNSAVFNLNQYSSRMNDVKNEIFNSVFDFNLGKGSSFDLNVYPVELAIKLFGKVRDVKAVNLRLKNGVGILNHSILLHNNGIITSITCSKNNFQSINSQIFAEDKNIEIKNITSIDEFTINNSILRVAPLNIKISKSNAMWYEIRDFVNLIMNKDFEKMNYWLDITIETIRVLEIIENIN, encoded by the coding sequence ATGAAATTTGCAACAATTGGAACAGGATGAATAGTTAAGGAATTTTTAGAAGCAACAAGAGAATTTACAGAGCTTGAATATACTATTTGTTATAGTAGAAAATATGAAACAGCAGCTAAGTTTTTAAGTGAAATAAATTATATTAATACAAAAATCATTACTGACTTAAATAAACTTGCAAAATCTGATTGTGATTTTGTTTATGTAGCTTCTCCAAATGGTTTACATTATGAACAAACTAAACTTTTATTAAATAATTTTAAAAATGTTATTTTAGAAAAGCCTGCAACTTTTAAACCTACAGAAATTATGGAATTAAAAGAATTAGCAAATAAAAATAAAGTAATACTAATGGAGGCAACAAAGTCAGTTCACATTGATGAAATAGAAATATTAGAAGACTTTATTAAAAATAACAATGTTAATTCAGCGGTTTTTAATTTAAATCAGTATTCAAGCAGAATGAATGATGTTAAAAATGAAATATTTAATTCGGTTTTTGATTTTAATTTAGGTAAAGGATCTTCATTTGATTTAAATGTTTATCCTGTTGAACTAGCAATAAAACTATTTGGAAAAGTTAGAGATGTTAAAGCTGTAAATCTTAGATTGAAAAATGGAGTAGGAATCTTAAATCATTCAATTTTACTTCACAATAATGGAATAATCACTTCAATAACATGTTCAAAAAATAATTTTCAATCAATAAATTCACAAATATTTGCTGAAGACAAAAATATTGAAATTAAAAATATTACTTCAATTGATGAATTTACAATTAATAATTCTATTTTAAGGGTTGCACCTCTTAATATTAAAATTTCTAAGAGTAACGCAATGTGATATGAAATAAGAGATTTTGTTAATTTAATAATGAATAAAGATTTTGAAAAAATGAATTATTGACTTGATATAACAATCGAAACAATAAGAGTCCTTGAAATTATTGAAAACATTAACTAG
- the rnr gene encoding ribonuclease R encodes MNKEIILQIVKENNEMISINSLASKLNYFDFPILENVLNELNEENAIALTIEKNIYLLGGSYKKGNLRMNPKGFGFVNDVLQPEEEAYFVPPVSLNGCFDSDEVIFKVIKEQDKTRAEILELCLRVKEFLIGEIVRSYDGKFLDFIPSDQAFTGFRIRILNKQEFPIQEYQIVKAKIISVKDRLMFVRLKKVIGDARKASDRILSIAEEFEIRTEFEKATLKEAERVNIAVDKEVDEINRRMKHSLLEKMVVTIDGIDSKDLDDAICVEKLDNGEFKLYVAIADVSHYVKPKTPLDKEALIRGNSTYLANRVLPMLPKILSDDLCSLNPNTKKFALACEMKFDKNGIMISKEIYETIMISKVRLNYNEVNEYIANKSWNHCDESKTMIDQAIELFKLIEQVKIKRGTITFDVREPKVIMDENSNVIEIKARQTGESEKLIEQFMVSANEAVAEIVYEMELPFIYRNHDKPDEEDLITWYQSLKSFGIDPKLTPAEMLDPLNINKTLKRISEQTKDPIEEELLNLSLLRYMAKAKYELENIGHFGLSSQCYTHFTSPIRRYSDLIVHRYLKQYVINKNYDKKALEINEAFVKKASVIINETETTSVDCEREVVKACTVEYMSDKIGNIYEGTISVALKFGIFVQLDNMVEGLVHISNLEPNIVYDETNKILIKHDNTFYRMGQKVKIKVISADIRKRKIDFILVK; translated from the coding sequence ATGAATAAAGAAATAATATTACAAATAGTAAAAGAAAATAATGAGATGATATCAATAAACAGTTTAGCTTCAAAGCTAAACTATTTTGATTTTCCTATATTAGAAAATGTGTTAAATGAATTGAATGAAGAAAATGCAATAGCGCTTACAATTGAAAAAAATATTTATTTATTGGGAGGAAGTTACAAAAAAGGAAATTTAAGAATGAATCCAAAAGGTTTTGGATTTGTTAATGACGTATTACAGCCAGAAGAAGAAGCTTATTTTGTACCACCAGTTAGTTTGAACGGGTGTTTTGATAGTGATGAAGTTATATTTAAAGTTATTAAAGAACAAGATAAAACAAGAGCTGAAATTCTAGAATTATGTTTAAGAGTTAAAGAGTTTTTAATTGGTGAAATAGTTAGAAGTTATGATGGTAAATTTTTAGACTTTATTCCTAGTGATCAAGCCTTTACTGGATTTAGAATTAGAATTTTGAATAAACAAGAATTTCCTATTCAAGAATATCAAATAGTTAAAGCAAAAATAATTTCAGTTAAAGATAGGTTAATGTTTGTTAGATTAAAAAAAGTTATCGGTGATGCTAGAAAAGCAAGTGACAGAATTTTATCAATAGCAGAAGAATTTGAAATTAGAACTGAGTTTGAAAAAGCAACTTTAAAAGAAGCAGAAAGAGTTAATATTGCTGTTGATAAAGAAGTCGATGAAATTAATAGAAGAATGAAACATTCATTACTTGAAAAAATGGTTGTTACAATTGATGGTATTGATTCAAAAGATTTGGATGATGCTATATGTGTTGAAAAATTAGATAATGGTGAATTTAAATTATATGTAGCTATCGCTGATGTAAGCCATTATGTAAAACCAAAAACACCACTAGATAAAGAGGCATTAATAAGAGGGAATTCTACGTACTTAGCAAATAGAGTTTTACCGATGTTACCAAAAATTTTAAGTGATGATTTATGTTCATTAAATCCTAATACTAAAAAATTTGCATTAGCATGTGAAATGAAGTTTGATAAAAATGGAATTATGATTAGTAAAGAAATTTATGAAACAATTATGATCTCAAAAGTGAGATTAAATTATAATGAAGTTAATGAATATATCGCAAACAAATCTTGGAATCATTGTGATGAATCAAAAACAATGATTGATCAAGCTATTGAATTATTTAAATTAATTGAACAGGTTAAAATAAAGCGTGGAACTATTACATTTGATGTACGTGAACCAAAAGTTATAATGGATGAAAATAGTAATGTTATTGAAATTAAGGCAAGACAAACAGGTGAATCTGAAAAATTAATTGAACAATTTATGGTTAGTGCAAATGAAGCAGTTGCTGAAATAGTTTATGAAATGGAATTGCCATTTATTTATAGAAATCATGATAAACCCGATGAAGAAGATTTAATTACTTGATATCAATCACTTAAATCATTCGGGATTGACCCTAAATTAACTCCAGCAGAAATGCTAGATCCTTTAAATATCAATAAGACATTAAAACGCATTAGCGAACAAACAAAAGATCCTATCGAAGAAGAGTTATTGAACTTATCACTTCTAAGATATATGGCTAAAGCTAAATATGAGTTAGAAAATATTGGTCATTTTGGATTGTCAAGTCAATGCTATACTCACTTTACTTCTCCAATCAGAAGATACAGTGACTTAATTGTTCATCGATACTTAAAACAATATGTAATTAATAAAAATTATGATAAAAAAGCATTGGAAATAAATGAAGCATTTGTTAAGAAAGCATCAGTTATTATTAACGAAACTGAAACAACTAGTGTTGATTGTGAACGTGAAGTTGTCAAAGCATGTACAGTTGAGTACATGAGTGATAAAATCGGTAATATATATGAAGGAACAATATCGGTAGCTTTAAAATTTGGTATTTTTGTGCAACTAGATAATATGGTTGAAGGTTTAGTCCATATTTCAAATCTAGAACCAAACATAGTTTATGATGAAACAAATAAAATTTTAATTAAGCATGATAATACATTCTACAGAATGGGACAAAAAGTTAAAATTAAAGTTATAAGTGCTGATATAAGAAAAAGAAAAATTGACTTTATTTTAGTTAAATAA
- the smpB gene encoding SsrA-binding protein SmpB: protein MGEHVIALNKKARFNYEILETWEAGIELYGPEIKSIRNHEANIAEAFILIRKKEAFLINANIKKYDYANFVKGIDPLRTRKLLLHKREINKILKRVMLEKLTIVPLKLYLKGNYAKLEIGLGRGKKMHDKRETIKKRDSERKEMRKYKY from the coding sequence ATGGGTGAGCATGTTATTGCACTAAATAAGAAAGCTAGATTTAATTATGAAATACTTGAAACTTGAGAAGCAGGAATCGAACTTTACGGTCCTGAAATCAAATCAATTAGAAACCATGAGGCAAATATTGCTGAGGCTTTTATTCTTATAAGAAAAAAAGAAGCCTTCTTAATAAATGCAAATATAAAAAAATACGATTATGCAAATTTTGTGAAGGGTATTGATCCTTTAAGAACAAGAAAATTATTATTACATAAAAGAGAAATAAATAAAATTTTAAAAAGAGTAATGTTAGAGAAATTGACTATAGTGCCTTTAAAACTTTATTTAAAAGGTAACTATGCTAAATTAGAAATTGGTCTTGGTCGTGGTAAAAAAATGCACGATAAGCGAGAAACAATTAAAAAAAGAGATAGTGAAAGAAAAGAAATGCGTAAATATAAATATTAG
- a CDS encoding PTS transporter subunit EIIC yields MKSFSSIEWKSSAKNSWEMFKKGCGNIMPTLSKLSKAFLLPIALLPIAGVFLGVGSAIASNSVDGTFGYFFGSLLNKMGDVCFGNLPVLFCISVALAYTKDSGIAAITAVVGFLVMNGMQAALLHTQQADYSSIFVTIDGKKGYHQLYSLIEGTENKFEIKWDTLDFNLQDITGYFTKNNDLYTPVNSNRELIDAAGSVYYSLLWINKIPNGLITSNIGVNSLNTGVFAGIFVGAIAAKCYNKFHQTQLPSAISFFSGTKLVPIVTFVAVIPLSFIFMFIWPYVGMGLAAFGSASGDLPGGLDSFIYEIAERSLVPFGLHHVFYAPLWWTNAGGSIAEAFNRYDLAGLEVGSAKYNEYVKIQTEFVNIWIGNHVGTAVSWGLVTIGDDGKITNIFTDHTQAFLTIKTNISNQFPELWKSMGDQTMAYSVIAKINILNFTDLEALGLNIGRFQSGKFGFMLLGLPMAGLAMWLNVPKENRKEVMGIYFSAAFTCFLTGITEPIEYTFLFLAPWLFYGVHMPLAAISFLFAGLFKTHVSMTVSGGFIDYIVFGVIPYFGSKAMSAKSAFAILGVSAAMAPAYFFGFYFAVKYGNVMVPGRDGSSNVQLATKADYKASKGLNVDGSKIEDGKTSKASAKDAVEEARIQKATKIIEFLGGEANIVDVDACASRLRLTVKDGSLVDKDGIISLGGATGALIRGTNVQVVYGGEQEAIKPRMIKILDEQRKAKK; encoded by the coding sequence ATGAAAAGTTTTTCTTCTATTGAATGAAAAAGTAGCGCTAAAAACTCTTGAGAAATGTTCAAAAAGGGTTGTGGAAACATTATGCCTACACTTTCAAAATTAAGTAAGGCTTTCCTTTTACCTATTGCATTACTTCCTATTGCGGGAGTATTCTTAGGTGTAGGATCAGCTATTGCTTCAAATTCAGTCGATGGTACTTTTGGTTATTTCTTTGGTTCATTACTTAATAAAATGGGTGATGTATGTTTTGGAAACTTACCAGTACTATTCTGTATTTCAGTTGCCCTTGCATATACTAAAGACTCAGGAATTGCAGCTATTACAGCTGTTGTAGGTTTCTTAGTTATGAATGGTATGCAGGCAGCGTTATTACATACTCAACAAGCAGATTATTCTTCAATTTTTGTAACTATTGATGGTAAAAAAGGTTACCACCAATTGTATTCACTTATTGAAGGGACAGAAAATAAATTTGAAATAAAATGAGATACTCTAGATTTTAACCTTCAAGATATAACAGGATATTTTACAAAAAATAATGATCTTTACACTCCAGTTAATTCAAATCGTGAATTAATTGACGCAGCTGGATCAGTTTACTATTCATTATTATGAATTAATAAAATTCCTAATGGATTAATAACATCAAATATTGGGGTTAATTCATTAAATACAGGAGTATTTGCAGGTATATTTGTTGGTGCTATTGCGGCCAAATGTTACAATAAGTTTCACCAAACTCAATTACCATCAGCAATTAGTTTCTTTAGTGGAACAAAACTGGTTCCAATTGTAACTTTCGTTGCTGTTATTCCTTTATCATTTATTTTTATGTTTATCTGACCATATGTTGGTATGGGATTAGCTGCATTTGGTTCAGCATCTGGTGACTTACCTGGTGGATTAGATTCATTTATCTATGAAATTGCTGAACGTTCACTAGTTCCTTTTGGACTACACCATGTATTTTATGCACCACTATGATGAACAAATGCTGGTGGTTCAATTGCCGAAGCATTTAATAGATATGATTTAGCAGGTTTAGAAGTTGGATCAGCTAAATACAATGAATATGTTAAAATTCAAACTGAATTCGTGAATATCTGAATTGGTAATCATGTAGGTACAGCGGTTTCTTGAGGTCTTGTTACAATCGGTGATGATGGTAAAATAACTAATATTTTCACTGACCATACTCAGGCGTTTTTAACTATTAAAACAAATATTTCTAATCAATTCCCTGAATTATGAAAATCAATGGGTGATCAAACTATGGCATATTCAGTTATCGCAAAAATTAATATATTAAACTTTACAGATCTAGAAGCTTTAGGATTAAACATTGGTAGATTCCAATCAGGTAAATTCGGATTTATGTTATTAGGATTACCAATGGCTGGATTAGCTATGTGATTAAACGTACCTAAAGAAAACAGAAAAGAAGTTATGGGGATTTATTTCTCAGCAGCCTTTACTTGTTTCTTAACAGGTATTACAGAACCAATCGAATATACATTCTTATTCTTAGCACCTTGATTATTCTATGGTGTACATATGCCTTTAGCAGCTATTTCATTCTTATTTGCTGGGTTATTCAAAACTCACGTATCAATGACTGTTTCTGGAGGATTTATTGATTACATCGTATTCGGAGTTATCCCTTACTTTGGATCAAAAGCAATGTCAGCTAAATCAGCATTTGCAATATTAGGAGTTTCAGCCGCAATGGCACCTGCTTACTTCTTCGGATTCTACTTTGCAGTAAAATACGGAAATGTTATGGTACCGGGTCGTGATGGAAGTTCAAATGTTCAATTAGCAACAAAAGCTGATTATAAAGCATCAAAAGGATTAAATGTTGATGGAAGCAAAATTGAAGACGGAAAAACTTCAAAAGCATCTGCTAAAGACGCTGTTGAAGAAGCAAGAATTCAAAAAGCTACAAAAATCATTGAATTCTTAGGTGGAGAAGCAAACATCGTTGACGTTGATGCATGTGCTAGTCGTTTACGTTTAACTGTTAAAGATGGATCTTTAGTTGATAAAGATGGAATTATTTCTTTAGGTGGAGCTACTGGAGCTCTAATTAGAGGAACAAACGTACAAGTTGTTTATGGTGGTGAACAAGAAGCTATCAAACCTCGTATGATTAAAATCTTAGATGAACAAAGAAAAGCAAAAAAATAG
- a CDS encoding serine hydrolase domain-containing protein, whose protein sequence is MNWNNTQIKLREFINHNLFNGLVIKITKDNEDIYFENFGYSDKENEIKIQKDNIFALYSMTKPVTVVACLLLIQRNQLSLEEPIKKFYSDFNEKIKIKHLLNMTSGLTYFWNNSDSGKEIKNAFDLVENENITLQKFCEKVSKSKVISEPGTEWHYGVSLDIIGGIIEKVTNQPFNEFLEENIFSVLEMKDTAFYVKDLERKTKVYDFKKSIDGNKLTANDNFHFLMPFTNKQPLASLGGSGLFSTASDYAKFLNFLIDGKINGIQFLEKELLDLMRSDQLKEIKDSFKWTFNKDYSYGYGVRVRLKNDLHPLTEIGEFGWDGALGSAGLVDPKNNITMTFLSSSYPGNNKIVQTELFDAVYKDLRELNIIK, encoded by the coding sequence ATGAATTGAAATAATACGCAGATAAAATTAAGGGAATTTATTAATCATAATTTATTTAATGGATTAGTTATTAAGATAACAAAAGATAATGAAGACATTTATTTTGAAAACTTTGGATATTCAGATAAGGAAAATGAAATTAAAATTCAAAAAGATAATATATTTGCGTTATATTCCATGACAAAACCTGTGACTGTTGTAGCTTGTTTATTATTGATTCAAAGAAATCAATTATCACTTGAAGAACCAATAAAAAAATTTTATTCTGACTTTAATGAAAAAATTAAAATTAAGCATTTATTAAATATGACGTCAGGATTAACTTATTTTTGGAATAATTCTGATAGTGGAAAAGAAATTAAAAATGCTTTTGATTTAGTTGAAAATGAAAATATAACCTTACAAAAATTTTGTGAGAAAGTCAGCAAGTCAAAAGTTATATCAGAACCAGGAACTGAATGACATTATGGAGTATCTCTTGATATTATTGGTGGTATTATCGAAAAAGTAACAAATCAACCTTTTAATGAATTCCTTGAAGAAAATATATTTTCAGTATTAGAAATGAAAGATACGGCATTCTATGTTAAAGATTTAGAACGCAAAACAAAAGTATATGACTTTAAAAAAAGTATTGATGGTAATAAATTAACAGCAAATGATAATTTTCATTTCTTAATGCCTTTTACAAATAAACAACCATTAGCATCACTAGGCGGAAGCGGTTTATTCTCAACAGCTAGTGATTATGCAAAATTTTTAAATTTTTTAATTGATGGAAAAATCAATGGAATTCAATTCTTAGAAAAAGAACTACTTGATTTAATGAGAAGTGATCAACTAAAGGAAATAAAAGATTCATTTAAATGAACATTCAACAAAGACTATTCATATGGATACGGTGTTAGAGTTAGACTAAAAAATGATTTGCACCCTTTAACTGAAATTGGTGAGTTTGGTTGAGACGGTGCTTTAGGTAGTGCTGGACTTGTCGATCCAAAAAATAATATAACAATGACTTTTTTGAGCTCTAGCTACCCTGGTAATAATAAAATTGTTCAAACAGAGTTATTTGATGCAGTGTATAAAGACTTGAGAGAACTTAATATAATAAAATAA
- the mgtE gene encoding magnesium transporter gives MLKLDHIEEMLEKALEEKDVKKIRSISKEFQFVDFAEAMEQFESKKVLKIFRLLELEEAAEIFTYLDSEHQEYIIEAFTNTEIQEILDELYTDDIIDLIDEMPSEVVKKILKATTKDVRKELNNILKYKEHTAGAIMSINFTELKADNTVEMAIKAIKRRHDDYDEIDDLFIIDEHNKLLGWIELKQLLINSPKTKLGTVMNSKIVNVNVEMDQEEVANYFKRYDINTLPVVNKNQQLVGIITVDDVIDVLVEESTEDIQNFAGIDADDVESDYFETSIFKMYKSRVVWLSILLLIGVITHVIMLLMFNLVEGLKDLPSGKEVIMMIPILIVLAGVSGNIANQSSLMMIRSLALNQVHKKEIKTIFGKELLVGFLLGITLAFINVIRLLIIYAVQEGGTINHSEWMVILFSTLGILVVVMLANLLGILLPLLLKKIKKDPTIASSPLITSLVDILCVLVFIGFALIIV, from the coding sequence ATGTTGAAACTAGATCATATTGAAGAAATGCTTGAGAAAGCTTTAGAAGAAAAAGATGTTAAAAAAATAAGAAGTATTTCTAAAGAATTCCAATTTGTAGACTTTGCTGAAGCAATGGAACAATTCGAAAGCAAAAAGGTATTAAAAATATTTAGATTATTAGAACTTGAAGAAGCTGCTGAAATTTTTACATACTTAGATTCAGAACATCAAGAATATATAATTGAAGCTTTCACTAATACTGAAATTCAGGAAATCTTGGATGAACTTTATACTGATGACATTATTGACTTAATTGACGAAATGCCAAGTGAAGTTGTTAAAAAGATTTTGAAAGCAACAACAAAAGATGTAAGGAAAGAATTAAACAATATTCTTAAATATAAAGAACATACTGCAGGAGCCATAATGAGTATCAATTTTACTGAGTTAAAGGCAGATAACACAGTAGAAATGGCAATTAAGGCTATTAAACGTCGTCATGATGATTATGATGAGATAGATGACTTATTTATTATTGATGAACATAATAAATTGTTAGGTTGAATTGAATTAAAACAATTACTAATTAATAGTCCAAAAACAAAACTTGGAACAGTAATGAATTCAAAAATTGTTAACGTTAATGTAGAGATGGACCAAGAAGAAGTTGCAAACTATTTTAAACGTTATGACATAAACACTTTACCTGTTGTTAATAAAAATCAACAATTAGTTGGTATTATAACTGTTGATGATGTTATTGATGTATTAGTTGAAGAATCAACTGAAGATATTCAAAATTTTGCAGGAATTGATGCTGATGATGTAGAATCAGATTATTTTGAAACAAGTATTTTCAAAATGTACAAGTCAAGAGTTGTTTGATTATCAATTTTATTACTAATTGGAGTAATTACTCACGTAATTATGTTATTAATGTTTAATTTAGTTGAAGGCTTAAAAGATTTACCATCGGGTAAAGAAGTAATTATGATGATTCCAATATTAATTGTTTTAGCTGGAGTATCAGGAAATATTGCTAACCAATCATCTCTAATGATGATTAGATCATTAGCCTTAAATCAAGTTCATAAAAAAGAAATTAAAACAATATTTGGAAAAGAATTATTAGTTGGATTCTTATTAGGCATTACATTAGCATTTATAAATGTAATTAGATTACTAATAATTTATGCAGTTCAAGAAGGTGGAACAATTAATCATAGTGAATGAATGGTTATTTTATTTTCAACACTTGGAATACTTGTTGTTGTTATGTTAGCTAACTTATTAGGTATTTTACTGCCATTATTATTGAAGAAGATTAAAAAAGATCCAACAATTGCATCATCACCATTAATTACTAGTCTGGTTGATATTTTGTGTGTACTTGTATTTATAGGGTTTGCATTAATTATAGTTTAG
- the trmB gene encoding tRNA (guanosine(46)-N7)-methyltransferase TrmB yields MRLRNKPWVKEYLENNSKYLIKWDKESKINLADLFENTKQPVHLEIGCGKGNFITNHALKEENINFIGMEKEETVVGVALKKTLTEFNQKNREVTNLKYFNDFAEDLSDIFAPSSIDKIYLNFSDPWPKARHAKKRLTYRTFLDIYANIIKSNGILEFKTDNDGLFSFSLEEISENKNWELIYQTTDLYSDQTALENNIPTEYETKFHNIGKNINKLIIKKTF; encoded by the coding sequence ATGAGATTAAGAAATAAACCTTGGGTAAAGGAATATTTAGAAAATAACAGTAAATATTTAATTAAATGAGATAAAGAATCAAAAATTAATTTAGCTGATTTATTTGAAAATACAAAACAACCTGTTCATTTAGAGATTGGCTGTGGTAAAGGTAACTTTATTACAAATCATGCATTAAAAGAAGAAAATATTAACTTTATTGGAATGGAAAAAGAAGAGACCGTTGTTGGAGTTGCACTTAAAAAAACTTTAACAGAGTTTAATCAAAAAAACCGAGAAGTGACTAATTTAAAATATTTTAATGATTTTGCTGAGGATTTGTCTGACATATTTGCACCATCATCAATTGATAAAATTTATTTAAATTTTTCTGATCCTTGACCAAAAGCGAGACATGCTAAAAAAAGACTAACATACAGGACCTTTTTAGATATCTATGCAAATATTATTAAATCAAATGGAATTTTGGAATTTAAAACTGATAATGATGGTCTATTTTCATTTTCCTTAGAAGAAATTTCAGAAAATAAAAATTGAGAATTAATTTATCAAACAACGGATTTATATTCTGATCAAACTGCTTTAGAAAATAATATTCCAACTGAATATGAAACTAAATTTCATAATATTGGAAAAAACATTAATAAATTAATAATTAAAAAAACCTTTTAA
- a CDS encoding PP2C family protein-serine/threonine phosphatase, producing the protein MRYKIQSLTDIGRVRKSNQDFLGYTENNEGCLFAIVCDGMGGHAYGELASKMAVETFIRLFEKTTFLEKSDNEINEWLRESVKQIIQEMKNHVDVFFETNDMGTTLTAVLFVGKKAFVVNIGDSRTYRIKDGKLNQITVDQNLWNDKDNREKRKEEIKNYLGPRFNEMTYWKVLTSALGPNKNTKIDTYLLTDNVGTFVLTTDGVHDYIDAETFTEILTSKRRLKAKAKEMIEYALNNFSTDNLSLLIVEMMGE; encoded by the coding sequence ATGAGATATAAAATTCAATCACTAACTGATATAGGTAGAGTTAGAAAATCAAATCAAGATTTCTTAGGATACACTGAAAACAACGAAGGTTGTCTTTTTGCTATTGTTTGTGATGGTATGGGTGGTCATGCATATGGTGAATTAGCTTCTAAGATGGCAGTTGAAACATTCATTAGATTATTTGAAAAAACTACTTTTTTAGAAAAGTCCGATAATGAAATAAATGAATGATTGAGAGAATCTGTAAAACAAATAATTCAAGAAATGAAAAATCATGTTGATGTTTTTTTTGAAACTAATGATATGGGGACAACATTAACTGCTGTACTCTTTGTAGGAAAAAAAGCATTTGTTGTTAACATTGGTGATTCAAGAACATACAGAATTAAAGATGGTAAGTTAAATCAAATAACAGTTGATCAAAACTTATGAAATGATAAAGATAATCGTGAAAAAAGAAAAGAAGAAATAAAAAACTATTTAGGGCCTAGATTTAACGAAATGACATATTGAAAAGTTTTAACAAGTGCTTTAGGACCAAATAAGAATACAAAAATAGATACTTATTTGCTAACTGATAATGTAGGTACTTTTGTCTTAACAACTGATGGTGTTCATGACTACATTGATGCAGAGACTTTTACTGAAATATTAACTTCAAAGAGAAGATTAAAAGCTAAAGCTAAAGAAATGATTGAGTATGCATTAAATAATTTTTCAACTGATAACTTATCATTGCTAATTGTAGAAATGATGGGTGAATAG